The Pseudomonas extremaustralis genome contains a region encoding:
- a CDS encoding phosphate ABC transporter substrate-binding protein PstS: MKLKRLMAAMTFVAAGVATANAVAAGVDPAIPAYVKTTGVSGNLSSVGSDTLANLMTLWAEGYKKEYPNVNIQIQAAGSATAPPALTEGTSNLGPMSRKMKDTELAAFEQKYGYKPTAIPVAVDALAVFVHKDNPIQHLTMEQVDAIFSSTRLCGAKADVKTWGDLGVTGDLANKPVQLFGRNSVSGTYGYFKEEALCKGDYKSNVNEQPGSASVVQSISSSLNGIGYSGIGYKTASVKTVALAKKGSTEFIEDSEENALNGKYPLSRFLYVYVNKAPNKPLAPLEAEFVKLVLSKQGQEVVVKDGYIPLPAKVAAKALADLGLKEGN; encoded by the coding sequence ATGAAACTGAAACGTTTGATGGCGGCAATGACTTTTGTCGCTGCTGGCGTTGCGACCGCCAACGCGGTGGCCGCTGGTGTTGACCCGGCAATTCCGGCTTATGTTAAGACCACTGGTGTGTCGGGCAACTTGTCCAGCGTCGGTTCCGATACCCTGGCTAACCTGATGACCCTGTGGGCTGAGGGTTATAAGAAGGAATACCCGAACGTCAACATCCAGATTCAAGCTGCTGGCTCCGCGACTGCGCCACCTGCGCTGACTGAAGGCACCTCCAACCTGGGCCCGATGAGCCGCAAGATGAAGGACACCGAACTGGCGGCCTTCGAGCAGAAGTACGGCTACAAGCCAACCGCTATTCCGGTGGCCGTGGATGCCCTGGCTGTGTTCGTGCACAAGGACAACCCGATCCAGCACCTGACCATGGAACAAGTCGACGCGATCTTCTCTTCGACGCGTCTGTGCGGCGCTAAAGCCGACGTGAAAACCTGGGGCGACCTGGGTGTGACCGGCGACCTGGCCAACAAGCCAGTGCAACTGTTCGGGCGCAACTCGGTATCCGGCACCTACGGCTACTTCAAGGAAGAAGCCCTGTGCAAAGGCGACTACAAGTCCAACGTGAACGAACAACCAGGCTCGGCTTCGGTTGTGCAGTCGATCAGCTCTTCGCTGAACGGTATCGGTTACTCGGGCATCGGTTACAAGACCGCCAGCGTGAAGACCGTGGCCCTGGCCAAGAAAGGCAGCACTGAGTTCATCGAAGACAGCGAAGAAAACGCCCTGAACGGCAAATACCCGCTGTCGCGTTTCCTCTACGTGTATGTCAACAAAGCCCCGAACAAGCCACTGGCCCCGCTGGAAGCTGAGTTCGTGAAACTGGTTCTGTCCAAACAGGGCCAGGAAGTCGTGGTTAAAGACGGCTACATCCCACTGCCCGCCAAAGTGGCCGCCAAGGCCCTGGCTGACCTGGGTCTGAAAGAAGGCAACTAA
- a CDS encoding ABC transporter permease subunit — translation MQDAGKPLMISLEEQNQVAMRISDKGQALFFDIATGAELKRIDLPLAAGVSVVSIGKDQPGSPLVILGLSNGQSLVFRHTYKVSYPDGKKTITPAIEYPYGDTPIVLDEAGRPLEHVALNATDSSLVVAGSSGSHLNVLSLSREENMMTGEVTSEQKRIELPQMTEPVKAIFIDPRQQWLYVVNGRALADVFSLRDKSLNGRYKLLEDADAEITASTQLVGGISLIVGNSKGGLAQWFMARDPDGEQHLKQIRTFQMGTAPIVEITAEERRKGFTALDASGKFGVFHSTAHRTLLVDPVVDGQGVFGLSPRANRVIVEAGGKLQPLLLDNPHPEVSWSALWSKVWYENYDEPKYVWQSTAANTDFEPKMSLAPLTFGTLKAAFYAMLLAAPLAVAAAIYTAYFMAPSLRRKVKPVIELMEAMPTVILGFFAGLFLAPYVEGHLPGIFSLLMLVPIGILVAGFVFSRLPESIRLRVPDGWESAILIPVILFVGWLSLYMSPYMETWFFGGDMRMWISHDLGITYDQRNALVVGLAMGFAVIPNIYSIAEDAVFSVPRGLTLGSLALGATPWQTMTRVVILTASPGIFSALMIGMGRAVGETMIVLMATGNTPVMEMNLFEGLRTLAANVAVEMPESEVGGSHYRVLFLSALVLLLFTFIMNTLAELIRQRLRKKYSSL, via the coding sequence ATTCAGGACGCCGGCAAGCCGCTGATGATCTCCCTGGAAGAACAGAACCAAGTCGCCATGCGGATTTCCGACAAGGGCCAGGCGCTGTTCTTTGATATCGCCACCGGCGCCGAGCTCAAGCGTATCGACCTGCCGCTGGCGGCCGGCGTCAGCGTTGTGTCGATTGGTAAAGACCAGCCGGGCAGCCCGCTGGTGATCCTCGGCTTGTCCAATGGCCAGTCCCTGGTGTTCCGCCACACCTATAAGGTGTCCTACCCGGACGGCAAGAAAACCATTACTCCGGCAATCGAATACCCCTACGGCGACACCCCGATCGTGCTGGATGAGGCCGGTCGCCCGCTGGAACACGTTGCCCTCAATGCCACCGACTCCTCCCTGGTGGTGGCCGGTTCCTCGGGTTCGCACCTGAACGTGCTGTCCCTGAGCCGCGAAGAAAACATGATGACCGGCGAAGTCACCAGCGAGCAGAAGCGTATCGAGCTGCCGCAGATGACCGAGCCGGTGAAGGCGATCTTCATCGACCCGCGCCAGCAGTGGCTGTACGTGGTCAACGGTCGTGCCCTGGCCGATGTGTTCAGCCTGCGCGACAAGAGCCTCAACGGGCGCTACAAACTCTTGGAAGACGCCGACGCCGAAATCACCGCCAGTACCCAACTGGTGGGCGGTATTTCGCTGATCGTGGGTAACTCCAAGGGCGGCCTGGCCCAGTGGTTCATGGCCCGCGACCCGGATGGCGAACAACACCTGAAGCAGATCCGCACCTTCCAGATGGGCACCGCGCCCATCGTTGAGATCACTGCCGAAGAACGTCGCAAAGGCTTCACCGCCCTCGACGCTTCCGGCAAGTTCGGCGTGTTCCACAGCACCGCCCACCGCACCTTGCTGGTGGACCCGGTGGTCGATGGCCAGGGCGTGTTCGGCCTGTCGCCACGGGCCAACCGTGTGATCGTCGAAGCCGGCGGCAAGCTGCAACCGTTGCTGCTGGACAACCCGCACCCGGAAGTTTCGTGGAGCGCGCTGTGGAGCAAGGTCTGGTACGAAAACTACGACGAGCCTAAATACGTCTGGCAATCGACCGCCGCCAACACCGATTTCGAACCCAAGATGAGCCTGGCGCCGCTGACCTTCGGCACCTTGAAGGCCGCGTTCTACGCCATGCTGCTGGCTGCGCCCCTGGCCGTGGCCGCGGCGATCTACACCGCTTACTTCATGGCCCCGAGCCTGCGCCGCAAGGTCAAGCCGGTGATCGAGCTGATGGAAGCGATGCCGACGGTGATCCTCGGCTTCTTCGCCGGCCTGTTCCTCGCGCCGTATGTCGAAGGGCATCTACCGGGGATTTTCAGCCTGCTGATGCTGGTGCCGATTGGCATCCTGGTGGCCGGTTTTGTCTTCAGTCGCCTGCCTGAGTCCATCCGCCTGCGGGTGCCCGATGGCTGGGAAAGCGCGATCCTGATCCCGGTGATCCTGTTCGTGGGCTGGCTCTCGCTGTACATGAGCCCGTACATGGAAACCTGGTTCTTCGGCGGCGACATGCGGATGTGGATCTCCCACGACCTGGGCATCACCTACGACCAGCGCAACGCTCTGGTGGTCGGCCTGGCGATGGGGTTCGCGGTGATCCCGAACATCTACTCCATCGCCGAAGACGCCGTGTTCAGCGTGCCGCGCGGTCTGACCCTGGGCTCCCTGGCCCTGGGTGCCACGCCATGGCAGACCATGACCCGCGTGGTGATCCTGACCGCCAGCCCGGGGATTTTCTCGGCGCTGATGATCGGTATGGGCCGCGCCGTCGGCGAGACCATGATCGTGCTGATGGCCACCGGTAACACCCCGGTGATGGAAATGAACCTGTTCGAAGGCCTGCGTACCCTGGCGGCCAACGTCGCGGTGGAAATGCCTGAGTCGGAAGTGGGCGGCAGTCACTACCGCGTGCTGTTCCTTTCGGCGCTGGTGCTGCTGTTGTTCACTTTCATCATGAACACCCTCGCCGAGCTGATTCGTCAGCGTCTGCGCAAGAAATACTCGTCGCTTTAA
- the pstA gene encoding phosphate ABC transporter permease PstA, which yields MKQNSLNGWFKSGAPGVWISGGAVSIAVIMTIGLLAVIAVRGLGHFWPADLIQANYDVPGQANHIVIGEVVQKEEVPRERLKSAGLPVPDEGPEFMTRELIKVGNRDLNGNDFTWIIGEWLTNQAKPAQLMTIERREWGNFYGTLVNVKQDGKVIAEGEAAWPELLARVDRVNKLAAQLKTLEKSDIGAINAGLERIRLHGRKLELEGKLDAAAQADMDADRAELNARYQDIEARLSDLHAQFNRDALTARDANGKEVEIGIGKVVHAYQPNAMGTMTKIGFYFSKVWEFLSDDPREANTEGGIFPAIFGTVMMTLIMAMIVTPFGVLAAVYLREYAKQNTLTRIIRIAVNNLAGVPAIVYGVFGLGFFVYVLGGSVDRLFFAEALPAPTFGTPGLLWASLTLALLAVPVVIVATEEGLARIPRTVREGSLALGATKAETLWKIVLPMASPAMMTGMILAVARAAGEVAPLMLVGVVKLAPSLPLDGNYPYLHLDQKIMHLGFHIYDVGFQSPNVEAARPLVYATALLLVLVIATLNLSAVWIRNHLREKYKALDS from the coding sequence GTGAAACAGAACTCCCTGAATGGATGGTTCAAGAGCGGCGCCCCCGGTGTGTGGATCAGCGGTGGCGCGGTGTCCATCGCGGTCATCATGACCATTGGTTTGCTGGCTGTGATTGCGGTGCGTGGTTTGGGCCACTTCTGGCCGGCTGACCTGATCCAGGCCAACTACGATGTACCGGGCCAGGCCAACCATATCGTCATCGGCGAAGTGGTGCAGAAAGAAGAAGTGCCGCGCGAGCGCCTGAAAAGCGCTGGCTTGCCGGTGCCCGATGAGGGCCCGGAATTCATGACCCGCGAGCTGATCAAGGTCGGTAACCGGGACCTGAACGGCAACGACTTCACCTGGATCATCGGCGAGTGGCTGACCAACCAGGCCAAGCCGGCGCAACTGATGACCATCGAGCGTCGTGAGTGGGGCAACTTCTACGGCACCCTGGTCAACGTCAAGCAGGACGGCAAGGTCATCGCCGAAGGCGAAGCCGCGTGGCCGGAGCTGCTGGCCCGTGTCGACCGCGTGAACAAGCTGGCGGCCCAGCTCAAGACCCTGGAGAAGTCCGACATCGGCGCGATCAACGCCGGTCTCGAGCGTATCCGCCTGCACGGTCGCAAGCTGGAACTGGAAGGCAAGCTCGACGCCGCCGCCCAGGCCGACATGGACGCCGATCGCGCCGAGCTGAATGCCCGTTACCAGGACATCGAAGCGCGTCTGTCCGACCTGCATGCCCAGTTCAACCGCGATGCCCTGACGGCCCGCGATGCCAATGGCAAGGAAGTGGAAATCGGCATCGGCAAAGTGGTCCACGCCTATCAGCCGAACGCCATGGGCACGATGACCAAGATCGGCTTTTACTTCAGCAAGGTCTGGGAATTCCTGAGTGACGACCCACGGGAAGCCAACACCGAAGGCGGGATTTTCCCGGCGATCTTCGGCACCGTGATGATGACCCTGATCATGGCGATGATCGTGACCCCGTTCGGCGTGCTGGCGGCGGTGTACCTGCGCGAATACGCCAAGCAGAACACCCTGACGCGGATCATCCGCATCGCCGTGAACAACCTCGCCGGCGTACCGGCCATCGTCTACGGCGTGTTCGGCCTGGGCTTCTTCGTGTATGTATTGGGTGGCTCGGTCGACCGCCTGTTCTTCGCCGAAGCGCTGCCGGCACCCACCTTCGGTACGCCCGGCCTGCTGTGGGCCTCGCTGACCCTGGCGCTGTTGGCGGTGCCGGTGGTGATCGTGGCCACCGAAGAAGGCCTGGCGCGGATTCCTCGCACCGTGCGCGAAGGTTCCCTGGCACTGGGCGCGACCAAGGCGGAAACGCTGTGGAAGATCGTGCTGCCCATGGCCAGCCCGGCGATGATGACCGGCATGATCCTCGCCGTGGCCCGCGCCGCCGGTGAAGTGGCGCCGCTGATGCTGGTGGGTGTGGTCAAGCTGGCCCCATCGCTGCCGTTGGACGGCAACTACCCTTACTTGCACCTGGACCAGAAGATCATGCACCTGGGCTTCCATATTTATGACGTCGGCTTCCAGAGCCCCAACGTCGAAGCCGCACGGCCACTGGTATATGCCACCGCGTTGTTGCTGGTGCTGGTGATCGCCACGCTCAACTTGTCGGCAGTGTGGATCCGTAACCACCTGCGCGAAAAATACAAAGCGCTGGATAGCTGA
- the pstB gene encoding phosphate ABC transporter ATP-binding protein PstB: MQQETQSHGINMSALGRDKQSLSLAEETVAIEVPGLSLYYGDKQALFDVSMNIPKQRVTAFIGPSGCGKSTLLRTFNRMNDLVDGCRVEGAINLYGTNIYRKGEDVAELRRRVGMVFQKPNPFPKTIYENVVYGLRIQGINKKRILDEAVEWALKGAALWDEVKDRLHESALGLSGGQQQRLVIARTIAVEPEVLLLDEPCSALDPISTLKVEELIYELKSKFTIVIVTHNMQQAARVSDYTAFMYMGKLVEFGDTDTLFTNPAKKQTEDYITGRYG, translated from the coding sequence ATGCAACAAGAAACCCAATCCCATGGCATCAACATGTCTGCTCTGGGTCGCGACAAGCAGAGCCTGAGCCTGGCCGAAGAAACCGTGGCCATCGAAGTACCGGGCCTGAGCCTGTACTACGGCGACAAACAGGCGCTGTTCGACGTCAGCATGAACATCCCCAAGCAGCGCGTGACTGCCTTTATCGGCCCGTCCGGCTGCGGCAAGTCCACGTTGCTGCGCACTTTCAACCGCATGAACGACCTGGTGGACGGTTGCCGGGTGGAAGGGGCGATCAACCTGTATGGCACCAACATCTACCGCAAGGGCGAAGACGTGGCCGAGCTGCGTCGTCGGGTGGGCATGGTGTTCCAGAAGCCCAACCCATTCCCCAAGACCATCTACGAAAACGTGGTCTACGGCCTGCGTATCCAGGGCATCAATAAAAAGCGCATCCTCGACGAAGCGGTCGAGTGGGCCCTCAAGGGCGCGGCGCTGTGGGACGAGGTCAAGGACCGCCTGCACGAGTCGGCACTGGGCTTGTCCGGCGGCCAGCAGCAGCGTCTGGTGATCGCCCGCACCATCGCCGTGGAACCGGAAGTGCTGCTGCTCGACGAACCCTGCTCGGCACTCGACCCGATCTCCACGCTGAAAGTCGAGGAGCTGATCTACGAGCTCAAGTCCAAGTTCACCATCGTCATCGTGACCCACAACATGCAACAGGCGGCGCGGGTTTCCGACTACACCGCGTTCATGTACATGGGCAAACTCGTGGAGTTCGGCGATACCGATACCTTGTTCACCAATCCGGCGAAGAAGCAGACCGAAGACTACATCACCGGTCGCTATGGCTAG
- the phoU gene encoding phosphate signaling complex protein PhoU, with the protein MISKEGLTHHISAQFNAELEEVRSHLLAMGGLVEKQVNDAVTALIEADSGLAQQVREIDDQINQMERNIDEECLRILARRQPAASDLRLIISISKSVIDLERIGDEATKIARRAIQLCEEGEAPRGYVEVRHIGDQVRNMVRDALDAFARFDAELALSVAQYDKTIDREYKTALRELATYMMEDPRSISRVLSIIWVLRSLERIGDHARNISELVIYLVRGTDVRHMGLKRMKAEVEGSADQIPNVPGEPDDK; encoded by the coding sequence ATGATTAGCAAAGAAGGCCTTACCCATCACATCTCCGCGCAGTTCAACGCCGAGCTCGAGGAAGTGCGCAGCCACCTCCTGGCGATGGGCGGGCTGGTGGAGAAGCAAGTCAACGATGCGGTCACCGCGCTGATCGAGGCCGACTCGGGCCTGGCCCAGCAGGTGCGTGAGATCGATGACCAGATCAACCAGATGGAGCGCAACATCGACGAAGAATGCCTGCGCATTCTGGCCCGTCGCCAGCCGGCGGCCTCCGACCTGCGTTTGATCATCAGCATCTCCAAGTCGGTGATCGACCTGGAGCGCATCGGCGACGAAGCCACCAAGATCGCTCGCCGCGCCATCCAACTGTGCGAAGAAGGCGAAGCACCGCGCGGATACGTGGAAGTGCGCCACATCGGCGACCAGGTGCGCAACATGGTGCGCGATGCCCTCGACGCATTCGCCCGTTTCGACGCCGAACTGGCGTTGTCGGTGGCCCAGTACGACAAGACCATCGATCGCGAATACAAGACCGCGCTGCGCGAACTGGCGACCTACATGATGGAAGACCCGCGCTCTATCTCGCGGGTCTTGAGCATCATTTGGGTGCTGCGTTCCCTGGAGCGCATCGGCGACCACGCGCGCAATATCTCGGAACTGGTGATCTACCTGGTGCGCGGCACCGACGTGCGGCACATGGGTCTCAAGCGCATGAAGGCCGAAGTTGAAGGTTCAGCCGATCAAATCCCTAATGTTCCGGGCGAACCTGACGATAAGTAA
- a CDS encoding response regulator: MSKVSVLVVDDASFIRDLVKKCLRNYFPGIKLEDAVNGKKAQTILMRESFDLVLCDWEMPEMSGLELLTWCREQTHLKAMPFVMVTSRGDKENVVQAIQAGVSGYVSKPFTNEQLLNKVKQALHKVGRLDALVASAPTKMNSAFGNDSLSALTGGKPEAVKVAQAAAAAPAAAPSRGLLNSPPVQAPAASQASGRGQGQLRLSSGTQQCVIKALSIKEALLVVRRGEVLPQVLESAVLDLEQGDNAEVARLNGYLHAVAAFEPKPDSDWLQLTFRFIDQDAQKLDYISRLIARGTAQKHFVPGA, encoded by the coding sequence ATGAGTAAAGTCAGTGTATTGGTGGTGGATGACGCCTCGTTTATTCGCGATCTAGTGAAGAAGTGCCTGCGTAACTACTTCCCCGGGATCAAGCTTGAAGATGCGGTGAACGGCAAAAAGGCTCAGACCATCCTGATGCGCGAGAGCTTCGACCTGGTGCTGTGCGACTGGGAAATGCCGGAAATGTCCGGGCTTGAACTGCTGACCTGGTGCCGCGAACAGACGCACCTCAAGGCCATGCCGTTCGTGATGGTGACCAGCCGCGGCGACAAGGAAAACGTGGTTCAGGCGATCCAGGCCGGGGTTTCGGGCTATGTCAGCAAACCGTTCACGAACGAGCAGTTGCTGAACAAGGTCAAGCAGGCCCTGCACAAGGTCGGCCGCCTCGATGCACTGGTCGCCAGCGCCCCGACCAAAATGAACTCGGCCTTCGGTAACGACTCCCTGAGTGCCCTGACCGGCGGCAAGCCTGAAGCGGTCAAGGTCGCTCAGGCAGCGGCGGCAGCACCGGCGGCGGCACCGAGCAGGGGGCTGCTCAACAGTCCGCCCGTCCAGGCCCCGGCCGCGTCGCAGGCCAGTGGTCGTGGCCAGGGCCAGCTGCGTCTGTCCAGCGGCACCCAGCAGTGCGTGATCAAGGCGCTGAGCATCAAGGAAGCGCTGCTGGTGGTACGCCGCGGCGAAGTGCTGCCCCAGGTACTGGAAAGCGCCGTGCTCGACCTTGAGCAAGGCGACAACGCCGAAGTCGCCCGCCTCAATGGCTACCTGCACGCCGTGGCCGCCTTCGAGCCCAAGCCGGACAGCGATTGGCTGCAACTGACCTTCCGGTTTATCGACCAGGATGCGCAGAAGCTCGACTACATCTCGCGCCTGATCGCACGCGGCACGGCGCAGAAGCATTTCGTGCCGGGTGCCTGA
- a CDS encoding M23 family metallopeptidase — translation MLLRLLLFCGLATVATSTLAMTLYKSTDAHGEVFFSDRQTPGAQAFVIQERRTERVSRPVLERPKPRYPQPAYRYPLPWRGGPFRLTQGPNGSFSHTDAKSRYAMDIAMPEGTPIIAARSGVVMNIENEQVGRGNDASGNFVRVQHDDGTQGVYLHLKQGSVSVRPGQRVRVGGALGLSGNTGNSSGPHLHFVVQQHTEAGLVSIPYEFNQPVGTLPNFALGN, via the coding sequence ATGCTCCTTCGCCTGTTGCTGTTCTGTGGGCTGGCCACGGTTGCCACGTCGACCCTGGCCATGACCCTCTACAAATCCACCGACGCCCATGGCGAGGTGTTCTTCAGCGACCGGCAAACCCCGGGCGCCCAGGCATTCGTGATCCAGGAGCGCAGGACCGAGCGGGTGTCGCGGCCGGTGCTCGAACGGCCCAAGCCCCGTTACCCACAGCCAGCCTACCGCTACCCCTTGCCCTGGCGCGGCGGGCCCTTTCGCCTGACCCAAGGCCCCAACGGCAGCTTCAGCCACACGGACGCCAAAAGCCGCTATGCCATGGACATCGCCATGCCCGAAGGCACGCCGATCATTGCGGCCCGCAGTGGGGTGGTGATGAACATCGAGAATGAGCAGGTCGGACGCGGTAACGACGCGTCGGGGAATTTCGTGCGCGTGCAGCACGATGACGGCACCCAGGGCGTGTACCTGCACCTCAAGCAGGGCTCGGTCAGTGTCCGGCCGGGACAGCGGGTGAGGGTGGGCGGCGCGCTGGGGTTATCGGGCAACACCGGCAACAGCAGCGGGCCCCATTTGCACTTTGTGGTGCAACAGCATACCGAGGCGGGGCTGGTGTCGATTCCTTACGAATTCAACCAGCCGGTCGGCACACTGCCCAATTTTGCCCTGGGCAATTGA
- a CDS encoding hemolysin family protein — MDPSPGITLATLFADFGMILFALILVLLNGFFVAAEFAMVKLRSTRVEAIADTNGWRGQILRTVHSQLDAYLSACQLGITLASLGLGWVGEPAFAHILEPLLGAVGVESPEVIKGVSFFSAFFMISYLHIVVGELAPKSWAIRKPELLSLWTAVPLYLFYWTMYPAIYLLNASANAILRIAGQGEPGPHHEHNYSREELKLILHSSRGQDPSDQGMRVLASAVEMGELEVVDWANSREDLVTLDFNAPLKEILALFRRHKYSRYPVYDAVRNEFVGLLHIKDLLLELADLDHIPESFNLAELTRPLERVSRHMPLSQLLEQFRKGGAHFALVEEADGKVIGYLTMEDVLEVLVGDIQDEHRKAERGILAYQPGKLLVRGDTPLFKVERLLGVDLDHIEAETLAGLIYDTLKRVPEEEEVLEVEGLRIIIKKMKGPKIVLAKVLLLE, encoded by the coding sequence ATGGACCCTTCCCCTGGTATCACCCTGGCTACACTCTTCGCCGATTTCGGCATGATTCTTTTTGCACTGATCCTGGTACTGCTCAACGGTTTCTTCGTTGCGGCGGAGTTTGCCATGGTCAAACTCCGCTCCACGCGGGTCGAGGCGATCGCCGACACCAACGGCTGGCGCGGGCAGATCCTGCGTACCGTACACAGCCAGCTCGATGCGTACCTGTCGGCCTGCCAGTTGGGTATCACCCTTGCCTCCCTGGGGCTGGGCTGGGTCGGTGAGCCCGCCTTCGCGCACATCCTCGAGCCGTTGCTGGGAGCGGTAGGCGTCGAGTCGCCGGAAGTGATCAAGGGCGTGTCGTTCTTTTCCGCCTTCTTCATGATTTCCTACCTGCACATCGTGGTCGGCGAGCTGGCGCCCAAGTCCTGGGCGATTCGCAAGCCAGAGCTGCTGTCACTGTGGACGGCGGTGCCGCTGTACCTGTTCTACTGGACCATGTACCCGGCGATCTACCTGCTCAACGCCAGTGCCAACGCCATCCTGCGCATCGCCGGCCAAGGCGAGCCCGGCCCGCACCATGAGCACAATTACAGCCGCGAAGAACTCAAGTTGATCCTGCACTCCAGCCGTGGCCAGGACCCGAGCGACCAAGGCATGCGCGTGCTGGCCTCGGCCGTGGAAATGGGCGAGCTGGAAGTGGTCGACTGGGCCAACTCCCGGGAAGACCTGGTGACCCTGGACTTCAACGCCCCGCTCAAGGAAATCCTCGCGCTGTTCCGCCGGCACAAATACAGCCGCTACCCCGTGTATGACGCGGTACGCAATGAGTTCGTGGGCCTGTTGCACATCAAGGACCTGCTGCTGGAACTGGCAGACCTGGACCACATCCCCGAGTCGTTCAACCTGGCCGAGCTGACCCGCCCGCTGGAGCGTGTGTCGCGGCATATGCCGTTGTCGCAGTTGCTGGAGCAGTTCCGCAAAGGCGGCGCGCACTTTGCCCTGGTGGAAGAAGCCGATGGCAAGGTCATCGGCTACCTGACCATGGAAGACGTGCTGGAAGTGCTGGTGGGCGATATCCAGGACGAACACCGCAAGGCCGAGCGCGGCATCCTCGCCTACCAGCCGGGCAAACTGCTGGTACGTGGCGATACGCCGCTGTTCAAGGTCGAGCGCCTGCTGGGTGTCGACCTGGACCACATCGAAGCCGAAACCCTGGCCGGGCTGATCTACGACACCCTCAAACGGGTGCCGGAAGAAGAAGAAGTCCTGGAGGTCGAGGGGTTGCGGATCATCATCAAGAAGATGAAAGGCCCGAAAATCGTGCTGGCCAAGGTCTTGTTGCTGGAGTGA
- the phoR gene encoding phosphate regulon sensor histidine kinase PhoR, with translation MLLLITGSLLVGLISGYYGWSLAAGIGLYLGWTLKQLLRLHEWLRQHKPDEAPPDGYGLWGEVFDSIYHLQRRDQRVRGRLQAVIDRVQESTAALKDAVIMLDSDGNLEWWNRAAETLLGLKTPQDSGQPVTNLVRHPRFKEYFEQENYEEALEIPSPTNDRVRIQLYLTRYGNNEHLMLVRDVTRIHQLEQMRKDFVANVSHELRTPLTVICGYLETLLDNVDEINPRWSRALQQMQQQGSRMQTLLNDLLLLAKLEATDYPSDNHPVAVQSLLQTIKNDAQALSGQRGQQITLEADPSILLKGSEGELRSAFSNLVFNAVKYTQDKGNIRIRWWADDQGAHLSVQDSGIGIDAKHLPRLTERFYRVDSSRNSNTGGTGLGLAIVKHVLLRHRARLEISSVLGHGSTFTCHFPPTQVTRSRAIDQDA, from the coding sequence ATGCTTTTGCTGATCACCGGCAGCCTGCTGGTCGGCTTGATCAGTGGCTACTACGGCTGGAGCCTGGCCGCCGGTATCGGTCTTTACCTGGGCTGGACCCTCAAACAACTGCTGCGCCTGCATGAATGGCTGCGCCAGCACAAACCCGACGAAGCACCACCCGACGGCTACGGCCTGTGGGGCGAAGTGTTCGACAGCATCTACCACCTGCAACGCCGCGACCAACGGGTGCGCGGGCGCCTGCAAGCGGTGATCGACCGGGTGCAGGAATCCACCGCGGCGCTCAAAGACGCGGTGATCATGCTCGACAGCGATGGCAACCTGGAATGGTGGAACCGCGCCGCCGAAACCCTGCTGGGCCTCAAGACGCCCCAGGACAGCGGCCAGCCGGTGACCAACCTGGTGCGTCACCCGCGTTTCAAGGAGTACTTCGAGCAGGAAAACTACGAAGAAGCCCTGGAAATCCCCTCGCCCACCAATGACCGCGTGCGCATCCAGCTGTACCTGACGCGCTACGGCAATAACGAACACCTGATGCTGGTGCGCGACGTGACTCGCATCCACCAGTTGGAACAGATGCGCAAAGACTTCGTCGCCAACGTCTCCCACGAACTGCGCACGCCGCTGACGGTGATCTGCGGTTACCTGGAGACGCTGCTGGACAACGTCGACGAGATCAACCCGCGCTGGAGCCGCGCCCTGCAGCAGATGCAGCAACAGGGTTCACGCATGCAGACGCTGCTCAACGACCTGCTGCTGCTGGCCAAGCTGGAAGCCACCGACTACCCCTCGGACAACCACCCGGTGGCCGTCCAGAGCCTGCTGCAGACCATCAAGAATGACGCCCAGGCCCTTTCCGGCCAGCGCGGGCAACAGATCACCCTGGAAGCCGACCCGTCGATATTGCTCAAGGGCAGTGAAGGCGAATTGCGCAGCGCGTTTTCCAACCTGGTGTTCAACGCCGTGAAATACACCCAGGACAAGGGCAATATCCGCATCCGCTGGTGGGCCGACGACCAGGGCGCGCACCTGAGCGTGCAGGACTCCGGCATCGGTATCGACGCCAAACACCTGCCGCGCCTGACCGAGCGGTTCTACCGCGTCGATTCCAGCCGCAACTCCAACACCGGCGGCACCGGGCTGGGCCTGGCGATCGTCAAGCATGTGCTTCTGCGCCACCGCGCACGCCTGGAAATCAGCAGCGTGCTGGGCCATGGCAGCACCTTCACCTGCCATTTCCCGCCAACCCAAGTGACCCGTTCGCGGGCGATTGATCAGGATGCCTAG